Part of the uncultured Desulfobacter sp. genome, ATAAAACCCTTGATCTGCTGGATGGTACTTTTAAAAAATTATACGTCCGGGGTGATACTGATTTCAGCCTTACCTCCAATTTTGACAAATGGGATCAACGCTGTACCTTTGTCTTCGGCATGGATGCCAGATCTAACCTGATAAAAATAGCCGATGCCCTTTCAGATTCCTGTTGGCAGATATTTGAAAAACAGATGCAAACAATCAAAACAAGCCCAAGAAAACGCCCTGAAAATGTTAAGCTTCAAGTGGTCAAAAAACGCAACTTCAAACGTCTTGAGACCGCCTGTGAACATATAGCCGAATTTGAATATAACCCCCATGTCCTAGCGGACACAACGAAGCATGAAACACTTGCAAATTTTGAAAAATGGTCATAGCTATCAAATTTTTTTTCGACCAAGAAAAATATAAGGAGATAGCCATGACCAGGAGATCGAAAAATAGCACATTAATCCAAATCGTTCACCCAATTTGTTGTGGTTTGGATGTTCACAAAGACAAAATTTCGGCCTGTTTAATCACTGTTGATGATAATGGGAAAGAACAGCATGAGATTCGAGAGTTTTCATCATTTACTCAAGATTTGCAAAAAATGAAAACATGGTTGATTAAAAATAGCTGTCCTGTAGTGGCAATGGAAAGTACCGGCGTATATTGGCATCCAGTTTATAACACCATCGAAGATACGATGGAAGTTGTTTTGGTGAATGCCAGGCATATTAAAAATGTTCCCGGCAGAAAAACAGACATCTGTGACAGTAAATGGCTTGCCGGACTGCTTCGTCATGGGTTGGTAAAAGGGAGTTTTATCCCTCCCGAACAGGTCCGTGAATGGCGTGCATTAAGCCGATTGAGAAAGATATATACAGAATCTCTCGCTGATTATAAGCGACGTGTTCATAAACTATTTATCACGGCAAATATTAAAATTGATTCGGTCGTTTCTGATCTGTTCGGGCTTACCGGTTTGAATCTCATTGATTTGTTATGCAAAAATGATGAAGTGACCTTGGAAAAAGTTCAGGAATGCACAAAAGGAAGTCTTAAAAAGAAAATTCCTGAATTGTACCTAAGCCTCCATGGATATTTTAAAGATCATCATCGATTCCAACTGATTGGCATGATGGAGGCCATTGAGATGTTTCAAAAACAGATTGAACAGATTAATGTCAGATTGGAAATACTTACCCGTGACCATGAAAATTTACTGGAAAGATTAGATGAAGTTCCCGGGATCGATAAAAAATCAGCACAATCTGTTCTTGGAGAAGTCGGGGTCACACTGAATGAGTTTAAAAGCATGGTCGCTTTTGTTGCATGGGCCGGATTGTGCCCTGGGAACAATGAAAGCGCAGGTAAAAGGAAAAGTGGCAGGAACGCGGTTCGAAATCATCCATTCAAAACGATTTTAGTCCAAATCGCCTGGGCCGCGATCAAGACGAAGGGTTCATATTACAAAGCCAAGTATTATGTGTCCTTCCGGTAAGCCTGCGTGAAATACCCAGTACCGGGTGATATTATCGGTTCCAACTTGAACATTGCTAATGGAGGGACCGATGAATAAACAATTATTGACAGCAGAACAATCAATCGCATTAGAAAAAGTCCAGCAGCTTTTTGCAGACTGGCGAAATAACAGAACCGGAAGGTCAAGAATACCGGATAATTTATGGCAGGCGGCAGCAGACCTTCACCATGCTCAAGGGCTGAGCATAAATAAGATTGCCCACAGTTTACGGCTTAATCATACCACATTAAAACAAAAAATTTATAATGCCATTCATTGTACTACAGTCGATTCTCCTGAAGAAGACGATGACTCCCCCCTGTTTATAGAGATCACTCCAGCGCCGGAAGATACCAACTGTATAATAGAAATGGAGAATCAGGCCGGTTTTAAGATGCGTATGTGTTTTAAAGGTCGTGCAGACCCGGCAGTGATCAGCCTTGGTAAATATTTACTGGCTGGTGTTCCATGATCCAAATCACACCGCAAATGCGGATAATGCTGGCGGTAACTCCTGCTGATTTTCGAAAGGGGATCGACGGCCTGGCAGCTGTTTGTCGCAGGGTGTTAAAACAAAATCCTTTTTCCGGATATGTTTTTGTTTTCAGAAACAAACCGGGGACTGCCCTGAAGATACTAATATATGATGGCCAGGGCTTCTGGCTTTGTCAAAAAAGATTGAGCAAGGGGCGTTTTAAATGGTGGCCTAAAAAGGGAGGAGATGAAATTCACCCATTGGCTGCACATGAATTACAGATGTTGATATGGAACGGAAATCCTCAAAAAAATAATGTACTTTTGTGGAAAAAAATCTAGACATTAGAGTTTAAATGTGATAGCACACATTTCATGTCAAAAACGATGGACATAAAGCAGGACGAACTTGACGCGCTCCTTGAGCGGGTAAGATCAAATGAACTGCAGGACGGCGATTATGAGTTGATCAAAGCATTGGTTGAAACCGTTGCTTATTTGAATACGTTGTCCAATGAAAAAGCAGCATCCATTAAACGGTTATTAAAAATGGTATTCGGCGATAAGACCGAAAAGAAGAAAACGTCGAATCCGCAGAACCGGCCGAAACGAAAAAAGAAGAAAAAAGGTCACGGCAAAAATGGTGCAAACGCCTATAAAGGTGCCAAGAAGATCAAGATCTGTCATCAAAGCCTTAAGTCAGGTAATGATTGCCCTGCCTGTGAAAAAGGTAAATTGTATGGTGAAAAACCACCTGCCAAGATCGTCCGGATAACAGGCGGTGCTCCCTTCCAGGCGACAGTATATGAACTGCAGAGATTGCGGTGTAACCTTTGTGGGCAGATTTTTACTGCCCAGGCGCCCGACAATGTGGGCAAAGAAAAATATGATGCCAAATCCGGTGCCATGCTGGCCCTTCTAAAATATGGCAGCGGAGTCCCTTTATACCGCTTGGGCAAACTTCAGGCTAGCCTGGGGATGCCGCTGCCCCCATCGACCCAATGGGAAATCATCGAAAGCGTAGCAGACAAGATTCATCCGGTATATACAGAGTTAGTCCGTCAGGCTGCACAAGGCAAGGTGTTGTACAATGACGACACGACAATGAAAATTTTATCCTTGATAAAAGAAACAGACAAGGCAGCCAAGCGAAAAGGGATGTTCACTTCCGGAATCCTGTCAGAATGTGACGTAGGAAAGATTGCCCTGTTTTTTACCGGCCACAATCATGCTGGAGAAAATTTATCCAGGGTTCTGAAAGAACGGGGATCCAGAGAAGATCGGCCAATACAGATGTGTGATGCTCTGTCCAGGAATCTGCCAAAAGGTTTTGAATCGATATTATGCAATTGTCTCGTGCATGGACGCCGTAACTTTGTCGACGTCATGGACGATTTCCCTGAGGAGTGTGACCATGTAATTGATACAGTGGCTAAAATTTATGAGCACGATCATAAGGTAAGGGAGCAAGGCCTGGACGATGCTCAACGCCTTCAATATCATCAAACCCACAGCGGTCCACTGATGCGGGCGCTTAAAGTATGGCTGGAAGACAAGTTTGAAAACAAAGAAGTAGAACCCAACTCCAGTCTGGGCAAGGCCATATCATATATGTTGAATCACTGGCAGGAATTGACCCGTTTCCTGGAGATCCCTGGAGCACCGCTGGATAATAATCTTTGCGAACAATTGCTGAAAAAGTCGATTCTGCACCGAAAAAATTCATTATTTTATAAAACCGAACACGGTGCCTATATTGGCGACCTGTTCATGAGCCTGATACATACCTGCAACCTGCAAAATATAAATCCCTTTGAATACCTGACCGCACTACAGAAGCACTCTTCCGAGATCTTCCAAAACCCTTCTGACTGGTTGCCGTGGTCATTTGAAAACACAATCGCTAAAAAATCAGGGGAAACAGCTGATAATCTGTAAAACGACCTTTTAGCCAATCCAGTATGTTTTGAGACACATTTTTGCACTGCAAACTATCCCTCATCGCCTTACACACTGTTTTTTTGGATCGGGTCTGTTTTGAATGTTATCTTAATTTTTTTGATTTACACAGGCTTGCCGAAAGGACACAGTATTATAAGCTCAAAGCCAGACGAGGTGCCAAAAAAGCGATTGTTGCCATAGCCCATAGAATTGCAAAAGCCATTTACAACATCATCAAGCATGGAGACAGATATAGAGACCTCGGAGAAGAATACTTAAGCAAGCCCAACAAACAAAGGATGTTGAAAAATTTGGCAAAAAAGGCTGATGAATTAGGGATGAAACTTGTTCCTTGTGAAGGTTAATTGATCTATCAAAATATTTTGTGCAAATGTTGGTTAAAGGAGTACAGCAGACAATAGATTTTTAATTCAGCAATAAAAAGTCGGATGTTGAAATGAAGCCTTAGAGCGCGAATATAACATGACTGGCCGGTTTTTTGCTCAACGAACTGTCGGACTTCCTTGGAGAGGTACCACGTATATAAAACTTTTATAGTATAAACCGGCCGCCGCTGATGATTTAAAAAGTTGTCATCTGTGCTTTAATTTTTACCCAAAAGAGATAATAGCTTTATTGATTTGATACCTTCAACTTGTAGCGGTAATGAAAGTGTTGTGGGACAAAAAGCCATAAACCAACGGGACACTATTCCTTTTTTGGAGGGAGGTGTTTCATATAAACGGCCATGGGCCGACCTGACATATCATCAGCCAGGCTTCGACCCACAACAAAAGATGAAAGAACTCAATAACTTATTAAACTCTTTCATATAAAAACCTGGTAAATGTCGGCAACCCTACCGGATGGTCGTTCTACGCAAAACAATAAATGAGTATAAAGGCGAACGCCTGCTGTTTGACGATATCCGTTACTTTTTTTACATCACCAACGATTGGAAAAAATCAGCCAGACAGCTGGTGTGTTTTTACCGGAAACGGGCTGATCATGAAAACGACATTGATCAGTTGAAACATGGCGTACATGCAATGGAGAATCCCTCTGATTCTCTAAATGCCAACTGGGCTTATATGGTTATTGCATCGTTGGCATGGGATCTCAAAGCCTGGTATGGGATGATGATGCCATATCGATCCTTGGGGCTTTCCATCGTCCGTATGGAATTCAAACGTTTCATCCAGACCTTTATCAATATACCTTGTTTGATCATACGTTCCGGCAGGCGCATTAAATATCGAATCATTGGCTATACAACCGACTTATAAGCATGTTCACGTTTTTTGATTTTTTGAAGACTGTTTGGGTGACATGATGCCTTTGATTCTGACAGTTATTGCGAACGGGTTGCAATGGCGAGTCCAAAACCTGTAGATCTCAAAAGGAAATTTAAAAATGTACCACAACACAATCGGCAGTATTCCAAAAAACAGCAGCACTCGTATGTCTATCTGATGGCAATTGGAGACAAAAGAGAATAGCTCAGGCCGCTGATTGCTCATTAGGATTTCATTTTCGAGAACACGCTTGTTTTGGGTTTAGGGTGTATCCAGGCCAGTGCCGGTTGCTTGATTCCTGCTTTGGCAGCAAATTCAGTCTGGGTAAAGACAGATTAGTAGACCGTTGACTTTGTCTATTTATGTAGCCAGATTTTTTTGTTGCGAGTTTTTCCCAAAAAAAATTTAAATAAATGTATTTTCTTTGGATTTAAATTTTTTACTTATTTCATCCTTCTTACTCTTCGGATAAGAACAAACTCTGGTACGCATTTTACCACCAGACCTCTGTCAAAGAACCGTAAGAGACCTTCAATCAAGCGAAGTGCCACGGGAACAGGCTGGAAAAAATGTCGAAAATATCAATTAAAATCGTTGCGTGACTGGAAGATAGACAAGAGACTTTATAAGCAAAAACGCCTGGCTATAAGAGCTTTCAAACCATTTTACCCCAATACCTGCACAAAGGGATGCTGAACGACGGCCTTGTCTTTAAAAAATCGAACTTAACCTATAGGGAGAATACGATAAAATTATGATTGATCTAACTGGTCAAGTCGATATAATGGGGCTTGATCATAAGATCGGCCATTATACCTAACTTGCCATTTTAATTTTATTTCTTCTTGGTCTTGCAGGCAGAAGCATTTTTTTAACGAGCCATTCAAACATGTTGATTGGCTTGTTTTCAAAAAATCTTTCTGCCGCCGTTCTTCCATCAGGCCGTTTTAAGTGAAAGTTATGAATCACCGTCAACCCCTTCATTTTTCGGTCACTCAACCGGTGCATACCATGATGATGCAGGGACAGTTGCGCATTACGGCCTTCTACACATGAACTTGACCTTTGAAAAAATCCTGCGCACTCCTTTGCCGCTCTTACCATGCGGTTGATTTCATCATCAGCGGATTCGGAAAGCTGCCCGTTTCTGTCCTGCAACACCGAGAGTAATTCTTGAGATTTTTGCCGAATCTTCTTTTTTTGTTCCGGATCTTTTTCTTTACGAGCGGTCTTTTGAAGATAAAATCCTGGGATCAGGCGGCTATGCATCAGGTTTAGCTTGTCATCAGACAAATCCATATCGTTGACACACGACTCAATCATGCAAAAATAGAATACGAGGGTTGCCATCATTTTTTCGGTTACACGCCAGGCTTTCTCGATTTTATCCTTGCATCTATCCGGCAGGAGATTCGTTGCTTCCCGGATTTGATCAAAGCTTTCTTTTAGTTGAATGCCAACAGTATCTGAGTCCTGCTTGTTTCCTGTGAGAGGATCATAGGGATGATAGACTTTGCTGATTTGTTTTCTTGCTGTTGTGACGATTTCCTGGTTTTCTCTTGCCTTGTCCAGAGCCTCTTTTGCTTTTTGTTCTTTTTCCATGCAGCCAAGGATTTTCTTATCAAAATCAAACGGTCTACCAACAGGTCGTTTTTCAAGATTTTTATAGTTGTCCTTGTTTTTCTGAGCATCAAGGACTTTCTTCTTACTGTTTTCATGTTCTTTTTCAGCTTTCCGTATTTTTGCAGAGAGTGGAGCTCCAGTTCCCCGACTGATTTCGTACATTACATGAAACAAATCCGGAGAATGATGACCGTTCAAGCCTTTCGTCACATGATGGATCAATCCTTTCCCCTCATCACTCGTACTTTGAATAACCTTGACGGGAAGGTCACCAAGCGCCCCACTCACAGATTGGTTCCACGTAACTCCGGAACGGTCCTTGGCATATTTTTCAAGAATAATATAGTTGGAATTCGGCTCGATAGCCACAAGGCAGACTTGAGGATGAAAGGTTTCATCTTCACATAGGCTGATCCGTTTTTCGGGCATAAGCAGTGAAAGGCGTGCTTGTTCCATATCACCGAACTGGCCTATTTGGGTGTCCATTTGATTTGAAATTTTTTGATGGGTGCCGTAGGATGCGGCCACAAAACTTGATAACCGGGTTAATTTAAGAAAATTGCAAATATTGCGGATGCTGGCGCATCCCACCTTGGTGAATTCGAAATGGAGGGCCTGAATTAAGGTATGTAAAAATTTTACACCTGCCGGACTTTCGAAAAAAGCGACTATCGCCGGTTCCTCATCTATTTTATCCATCCGGTTGAGCCAGTTTTGTAAAGTTGTTCGGGGAACGCCGACATCTCTGGCAAACTCACGCTGACTGAGTTTTTCTTTACAGTTTTTAAAATCTATAATTTTCATAGATACTTCATCTCTGGGCCATTTTGTCTTGATATTTGCATTATGAGAAGATTCAGCGTATGTAGATGTCA contains:
- a CDS encoding IS110 family transposase, with product MVIAIKFFFDQEKYKEIAMTRRSKNSTLIQIVHPICCGLDVHKDKISACLITVDDNGKEQHEIREFSSFTQDLQKMKTWLIKNSCPVVAMESTGVYWHPVYNTIEDTMEVVLVNARHIKNVPGRKTDICDSKWLAGLLRHGLVKGSFIPPEQVREWRALSRLRKIYTESLADYKRRVHKLFITANIKIDSVVSDLFGLTGLNLIDLLCKNDEVTLEKVQECTKGSLKKKIPELYLSLHGYFKDHHRFQLIGMMEAIEMFQKQIEQINVRLEILTRDHENLLERLDEVPGIDKKSAQSVLGEVGVTLNEFKSMVAFVAWAGLCPGNNESAGKRKSGRNAVRNHPFKTILVQIAWAAIKTKGSYYKAKYYVSFR
- the tnpB gene encoding IS66 family insertion sequence element accessory protein TnpB (TnpB, as the term is used for proteins encoded by IS66 family insertion elements, is considered an accessory protein, since TnpC, encoded by a neighboring gene, is a DDE family transposase.), which encodes MIQITPQMRIMLAVTPADFRKGIDGLAAVCRRVLKQNPFSGYVFVFRNKPGTALKILIYDGQGFWLCQKRLSKGRFKWWPKKGGDEIHPLAAHELQMLIWNGNPQKNNVLLWKKI
- a CDS encoding IS66 family transposase, producing the protein MDIKQDELDALLERVRSNELQDGDYELIKALVETVAYLNTLSNEKAASIKRLLKMVFGDKTEKKKTSNPQNRPKRKKKKKGHGKNGANAYKGAKKIKICHQSLKSGNDCPACEKGKLYGEKPPAKIVRITGGAPFQATVYELQRLRCNLCGQIFTAQAPDNVGKEKYDAKSGAMLALLKYGSGVPLYRLGKLQASLGMPLPPSTQWEIIESVADKIHPVYTELVRQAAQGKVLYNDDTTMKILSLIKETDKAAKRKGMFTSGILSECDVGKIALFFTGHNHAGENLSRVLKERGSREDRPIQMCDALSRNLPKGFESILCNCLVHGRRNFVDVMDDFPEECDHVIDTVAKIYEHDHKVREQGLDDAQRLQYHQTHSGPLMRALKVWLEDKFENKEVEPNSSLGKAISYMLNHWQELTRFLEIPGAPLDNNLCEQLLKKSILHRKNSLFYKTEHGAYIGDLFMSLIHTCNLQNINPFEYLTALQKHSSEIFQNPSDWLPWSFENTIAKKSGETADNL
- a CDS encoding transposase, encoding MVVLRKTINEYKGERLLFDDIRYFFYITNDWKKSARQLVCFYRKRADHENDIDQLKHGVHAMENPSDSLNANWAYMVIASLAWDLKAWYGMMMPYRSLGLSIVRMEFKRFIQTFINIPCLIIRSGRRIKYRIIGYTTDL
- a CDS encoding DUF6399 domain-containing protein, which translates into the protein MDTQIGQFGDMEQARLSLLMPEKRISLCEDETFHPQVCLVAIEPNSNYIILEKYAKDRSGVTWNQSVSGALGDLPVKVIQSTSDEGKGLIHHVTKGLNGHHSPDLFHVMYEISRGTGAPLSAKIRKAEKEHENSKKKVLDAQKNKDNYKNLEKRPVGRPFDFDKKILGCMEKEQKAKEALDKARENQEIVTTARKQISKVYHPYDPLTGNKQDSDTVGIQLKESFDQIREATNLLPDRCKDKIEKAWRVTEKMMATLVFYFCMIESCVNDMDLSDDKLNLMHSRLIPGFYLQKTARKEKDPEQKKKIRQKSQELLSVLQDRNGQLSESADDEINRMVRAAKECAGFFQRSSSCVEGRNAQLSLHHHGMHRLSDRKMKGLTVIHNFHLKRPDGRTAAERFFENKPINMFEWLVKKMLLPARPRRNKIKMAS